The sequence GATAGGAAAAGGTCTTTGGGGTGGTTCGGAATCTTATTATGGAATGTTAAATGAATTTGCTGTTTGGGATGTGTCAATGGATGTTGCTACTATTCAGCAATACATGAATAAAAATATTGATGCTTCTCATCCATTTTATGATGATTTAAAATTGTATTACAGTTTTGATAATGCAGATGGTATAGATGTAAATGATGATTCGGAAGGTGATGCGCAATTAATAAATTTTGGAACACAAGTGCGTTTACTTCCTGCGCAATCTTTATATCGCAATACAAATACAAGTACACTACGTCCTGATGTTATTTGGGAGCAAGGAATTTTTACAAGTCATATTGATTCTGTTTTAGTGATGGATACAATTGCAAATGATGCAATGACTATTGTGCTATTTGATCCTGCTTCTCCTACAATGGGAATTGATACTTTTCAAGTTTGGCCGGGAGATTTTTACAATTATAATTATGCATCAGATGGAACATTATTAGATTCTCTTTATGTGGCAAACACCGATGTGATGTATAAAGAATTGTATGAATATTATAGTCCACCATTCGAAGTAATTGATCGTTATGAATTGGCAAGATATATTACACCTTATGGTATCGGATTAGATTTAGGTGATGGTTTTACATGGACTTTTGATGTGAGTGATTATCGCACTTTATTACAAGACACTGTGCATTTAGTTGCAGGTAATTGGCAGGAATTACTTTCCTTAGAATTGTGGTTTATTGAAGGTACACCACCTCGTGAACCATTATCGGTTACAAATTTATGGACAGGTTATAAACCTTATGATAGTGATGAATCTTTTGATGCAAGTACACCACCAGTAGAAATTACTATTCCTGCAAATGCAATTAATAGTAGAATTAAAGTGCGAGTTACAGGTCATGGTTTTGGTGGTAATTTAAATTGTGCTGAGTTCTGCGCTATGGATCATTATTTTAAAGTGGATGGAGAAACAACCTGGACAAAAAATGTGTGGAGAGATAACTGCGATGTAAATCCTGTGTATCCGCAAGGTGGAACCTGGGTTTATGATCGTGCGAATTGGTGTCCGGGTGCTGAAGTAGAAACGTATGATTTTGAACTTACAGATTTTGTAGAACCGGGAGGCACTTATTCATTTGATTATGCAGCACAAGATTATTTATGGAATGGAGGTGGTTCATTTCCTTATTATCAAACTGAAGTGCAATTAATTACTTATGCTGCTCCTTCATTTGTTGTGGATGCAGCTGTTATGGATATTGTTGCGCCGGGAAAAGATCCGATGTGGAGCCGTAAAAATCCTATTTGTAATAATCCGATTATCAGAATTCAAAATACAGGATCGCAACCTCTAACTTCTTTAACTATAGAATATGGAATGAATGATCCTTCTGGAAGTATACCAGTTACAACATATAGCTGGACAGGAAATTTAAATATTATGGAGTGGGAGGAAATTCAATTACCGGATTATGCATGGAGTACAAGTGGAGAATTTAAAGTAGAAATCAGTGAGCCAAATGGCGTTGCAGATCCTTATGTTTATAATAATACAATGATTACGCAAGTGGATATACCTGCTATGGTTCCCAATTCAATTATTCTTGAATTTAAAACTAATACCAAGCCTAATGAAAATGATTTGTTTCTATATAATTCTGCAGGAGAAGAAATTTTTTCAAGAACTACATTTACTGCAAATACTATTTATAAAGACACCATTATTCTTGAAGATGATTGCTATGAATTATATCTGTGGGATTCTGATGGTGATGGAATTTCATGGTGGGCAAATTCGGATGGTATAGGATATTTTAGAATGCGTGATGGAAATACCAATGCAATTATTAAAAATTATCAAGCTGACTTTGGGGGATTAATTTACCAGCAATTTACCGTTGGAAATTATGTAGATATAAATGCATTAACGGCATTAAATGAAAGTGTAAAAGTATTTCCTAATCCTGCAACTGATATGGTGAATTTTCAATTGCAATTAACAAATGCTGAACCGGTGGTTATGCATATTTATAATTTTGATGGGAAATTGGTTTACAGCGAAACAAAGAATATGCAAAATGCGCAAACAATAGCAATGGATGTTTCCTCTTTTTCCGCAGGATTATATGTAGCTGTATTTATTTCAGGAAATACAATGCTGAAAACACCTTTTATAGTGGAGCATTAAACTGCAATAATTATTTATTTTGAGCTTCGGCTGCTGTTGGATAGTCTGAAATTTTATAATGCATATTTGCATTAGAATTAATTTCAACCACCTGCATTACTGATTTATCCATAGTTGAATTATCAATAGTGGTTACTTCCATTAAAGATCCACTTGGATAATTATATGGAGTTGCCGCAACTGCAGGAGAGCCTGCCATTCCAAAACTATAAATGCTGTGAGCTCCATAAATATTCTCATCGGTTAACCACATCTCCATACTTCCATTTTCATTTTCCTGACTATAACCTTTACATGTTTTGCCTAAAATTGTTTTTGTACCCAATGATTTTAATTCAGGATAATCTGCAATACTTGTAGTGTTGGAATCTGTATTCGCTTCAGCCATAGCAGCCATTGCTGCAGAATCTGCTTGGATTGAATATGCTAAACGACTGCGTTCGGTACCATCACGCATCAACATCACGAAAGCACCATTTTTAAAATCATTGATAAGCATAATATCCTGATCATTTTTTTTGGTTTCATCATCCTCAATTGCAGTCCCCATATAATTAAAATTATCGCTGGAATGTGTTTTCATATAACTGGTTTCTTCTATCTTTCCTTTTTTATTGAAAGTTTGAATTTGCATTTTTATAACCCGGTCAAATACATATTCTTCTTCTAAAACTACATTGGTATCTAACACAAAGGGAAATCCACCACCGGCTTCACCGGTATATAAACCTGAATAATATTTACCGATTACCCTATCCCAATATTTATCTACAACACGATCTGCGGCTTTATTTATCTCTTCATCAATTTTTCGATCAATGGCATCACCCATTGCATTCATAGCCTTATCTTTTATAGCATCAAAAATTTGTGCCTGAGATGTGAAAGACGTAATTAAAAAAATAATTAGAGCAGACAGATTGATTTTTTTCATGACTTAATATTTTATAGTTTAGGTAAACAGGGTTTTGGGGGTTTTTGTTTTTTTTAAAAAAAAAATTTTAAAAAAAAAAAAAAACAATTTATTTAAGTTTCATCAGCAAATAGGTAAATGTTAATGCAGACATTTTTGCTTGTTGCTCATTTGTAGAAGCGCCTCCATGTCCACCTTCAATATTTTCATAATAATAAATTTTTGATCCCATCTCTTCCATTTTTGCAGCCATTTTTCTGGCATGTCCGGGATGTACTCTATCATCTCTGGTGGATGTTAAGAATAATACTTCGGGATATTTTGTTCCCTGTTTCAGATTGTGATACGGAGAATATTTTTTAATATAATCCCACTCTTCCGGAATATCCGGATTGCCATATTCACCCATCCAACTTGCACCGGCTAATAATTTATTATATCGTTTCATATCCAATAAAGGAACAGCACAAACAATGGCATTGTATAATTCCGGATGTTGAGTAAGGGCAACACCCATTAATAAACCGCCATTACTTCCACCTTGAATTCCCAAATGTTGGGGTGATGTAATTCCACGAGTTATTAAATCATTTGAAACAGCAAAGAAATCATCATAAACATTTTGACGCTTTTCTTTCATGCCATCCAAATGCCATTGCGGACCAAACTCCCCACCACCACGAATATTTGCAAGCACATACACACCGCCATTCTCTAACCATGCCTTACCAATAGTTGCTGAATAATAAGGAAGCTTAGATACTTCAAACCCACCATAAGCAGTAAGTAAAGTTGGGTTACTTCCATCGAGTTTAATGTTTTTTGGAGACACAATAAAATATGGAATCATTGTGCCGTCCATTGATTTTGCATGCAGTTGTTCTACTTTATAATTACTTGCATCAAAGTATGCAGGCAATGTTTGAAAATCATCTAATGTATTTGTGTTTGCATCAGCTACAAACAAAGTTGTTGGTGTAAGAAAATTATTAAAAGTAAAATAATATATATCGGAAAGTTCATCGCTTGCAATAACACTTATACTACCTAATTCCGGTGCAGGTACTTTTATAGCTTTCCATCCTTGGGGAGTTTTATTATAAGAATATAATTCGCTGATTACATTCGAAGTAATATTTACTACCAATCTTGATTTTGTGGATGTAACACTATTTACGCTGCTAAATGCATCAGGCATATATATCAGTTCTGCATCTTTTTTACCTTGAAGTAATTGTTCTAAATCCAAGCTGATTAATGCGCCTTGTTTATATGTAGTGTTGTCAATTTTCCAATCGGATTTTAAAGAAATTATTATTTGATTATTGAGCAATCCATTAAATTGACAATCTATTGGGATATCTAATTTAACCGGTTTATTATTTACAAGAAAATAAATATTAGATGTAAAAAAATCAGGTGCATTCGAAATAATTCCATATTGTTTTCCATTATCACGCATCACATATCCCCAAGTGCCCACATCTTCTTTTTTACCGGTAAAAATTAATTCTGCTTTATTTAATGCCGTTCCTCTTTTCCAAATTTTCACTTCGTTAGGATAGCCGGATGTTGTCATTGAATTTTCGCCGAAATCCGAAGAAACAATGAGTGTATTTTCATCCAGATAACTTGCACTACCTTTTGATTCAGGCATAAAAAATCCTTCTTTAATAAATGATTTTGTAGCAATAGAATATTCACGGGTTTCTGTTGCATCACCACCGCCTTTACTAAGATTTACAAGGAATCGCTCATAGTTAGGAAAAAGTCCTTCAGCGCTTTTAAATACCCACATCACATTATCTGCTGCAGACATAGAATCCAGATCAAGTAGTATTTCCCAATTCGCAACCCCATTTAAATAATTGCCTTTAGTGGCTCGTCGCCAAATTCCTCGAACATGTTCTGCGTCTTGCCAAAAATTATAAACATAATCACCATATACAGATGGATATACGATTCGATCCTCTGAATTATAAATAGCAAGACTTGCATCATAAATACCTTGATATTCAGGTTGACTAGTTAATAAATCGAAAGTGATTTTATTTTGGCTAGTTACAAATTCCATGGCCTTATCTCCATCAATTTCTTCCAGCCACAGAAAAGAATCTTCTTGTTGAGAAAATATAGATTGAATTAAACTGAAAGTGCAAATGATTAGAATTGAAAATTTAATATTCATATTTTATAATTTTTACATATTGCTTGAAGATAAAATGAAATTCCGGAAGATAAAAATGTTAATTTTTTATTTCTGTCGTTTATACAATTTTAATTTTTTAGACTTTGCAATACTTTCCGCAAGTTTTATTCCACCCGCAGAAAATGGCCAATAAAAAAGATACTCTATTGCATATGTTTTTTGTATTTCTTCAATAGCCTTTAAAGTGAGTTGTCGTGCAATACCTTGTTGTTGATATTCGGGTAAAACGATTGCTGAGCATAAATACAATGCATTAAAATTTGAATCAATAGATGTGTTATTTAATAAGTCTTGCTCATTGCATGTGTTATTTAAAAATGAATGCATTACATCTATAGTAGTTGGGATTAATAATATCCAGGCAACAGGTCCATCGCCATAATCTAATTCAGAAACGGATGCAGGATGCAATGCAATAAGTGTTGATATTATAGTTTCATCCACTTGCAATTGTTGAGGATCATTTTGCACATCAAAAAAATCACTAACCATTTGCATCATACGATCAAGATTTGTTTTGCTCATAGTAATAATTATAAATAATTATTTATCAATCATTATAAACCAATCACCTTTTACTATCCAGGAAATACCAAATGCCCATAATGCCAACCATTCAAAAATTAATACGATAGGAACATCGGTCCATATACCATTTTTTTTCAACCATAATAAATATATACCGATAACAACAATGGAAAATAACATTATAACACCGCAAATGCGATAGATGCGATTGCGCTGTATTTTTTCAAGAGTAGGAACAGAATTCTTTTCTGTTTTGGTAAATAAAAACAATGAAAAATAACTGAGTAATAAAAAAAACAGAGAAGCAAAAATGAAATGTACTGTTTTGTAAGTAGTCATATCACAAGTAACACAAGCTCCCGCATCTTCTTTAATTGAGGTACTGAAAAAAACAATTGCTAATGCACAAATTCCTGTAAGGTTGGCTATAATCCCATCTATTTTTTCCGGTCCACGATAAGTAAAAAATGCAAATGCAAGAAATCCCATTAAAATTGCAAATACATCACGCATAATCGTGTGATAATAATCGCTGAGAGAACTCAGCACATCAGGGCAATCGCTGAATGATTTTGCACCTAATATCAATATTAGTGGAAAGAAAAAACCCAATAACCCTATACTTCGGCGTATCCATAAAAAGGATACCAATTGATTCTGACCTCGACGTATTTCGGATGTATTTTGATTGCTCATTTTATGTATTTGTAATTAAATAAAGTTATTGAAATACAATATTGATATTTTTTGAGAATAGCATTTTATTTTTTCCAACGCTTATGACTCCATAACCACATTTCCGGATTGTCTTGAATTTTATGCTCTAATATGCGTGTGAATTTTTCAATAATTTCCATTTCCTGATTTTGTTGCGGAAATTCCTCTATCATAACAAACGTGATTTCATAATATCCTCTGCGCAATTTTTTATAAGAAGGAAATACTAATGGTTGATTTGTTTTTTTTGCAATGCGTTCTGCTCCTATAAGAAATGCTGTTTCTTGATTCAGGAAAGTAGTGATATATTGTTGTGCCCCGGGTCCAGGTCGCTGATCACCAACAATGTAATTGACAGATAATATTTTTTCCTGTTGCATCCGCAGCAGAGTTTTATAGCCTCTGTCTGACTCAATACATAGAACACCAAATCTGCTTCGGATTTTTTTAATTAACGCATTATAATATTTATTAGAAAGCGGTTTGTATAGTGTGGTAGTGCTATGCGAAATAAGTAATGGTAAAAATGCGAGCCATTCCCAGTTGCCATCGTGTGCAGTATATAGAATTACACTTTTATTTTCCGAATAAATCCGTTCCAGTAATTCTTTGTTCTTTAATCGGAATCTTTTTTCAATTGCTTTTTTACTAATTGTAAGCACTTTAAAGGTTTCAAGTGTAAGATCACTAAAATGTTTGTAGAATTTTTTCTCGATTCTTTTAAGTGCTATCTCATTTAATTCTGGGAAAGCATTTTTTAAATTTTCGGCAACCACATTTCTACGATATCTCACTAAATAATAAAGCACCAGAAAGGCGCAATCTGAAAGCAGATACAGTACTGGAAAAGGCAATATTGAAATTAGATAGAAGGGAAAAAATTTTAGACTTTTCAATTTTTTGATTGATCAATTATGCTTTAAAATAATTACTGTTGAATTGTAATTTTAGTTAGATTATAATACTTATGGCAAATTTAATTCTTTGCTCTATGCTTAAGGCATTTCTGAACGTATGAAAGGCAATGTTTATTGAAGAATATTTTTGTTAATCCACACTTTATTAAATCAAGGTAATTTACTTTTGTGCAAAATCATAACATATGAAACTTTTAAACTACACATTTGTATTTCTGTTTGCATTCATGCTTTCCGTTTCGGTAAAGGCGCAGGACCTTTATACAGTAACCAGTGGTGAGCTTATATTTAGTTGGAATACCACCACCTTTAATGAGGCATTTCAACTTCAATATCCGGGCGCTTCAATGGAAGGAACGAGTATGCGATTCACATTATTCTTTCATATAGGAGAGTATCTGCATTACGATTTCAATAACAGCTTTGGATTATTTACCGGCCTAGGCATCCGCAATGTAGGTATGATTACTCAGGAAACATTACCTCAAACAGTTGCTCTGTCAGGACAAGATGTATCTTATACAGATTATAATATTGTACGTCGCCAATATTTTCTCGGTTTGCCACTTGCATTTAAGGTTGGTGATTTTGGCAAAAACTTTTATTTATTTGCCGGTGGTGAATACGAATTAGGTTTTGTATATAAGCAAAAATATTGGTCGGATACATTTGATAGAAATGGAGAAAAAACAAAATATGATGATTGGTTTGGTGAAGAAACACCATTGTTTATTCCTTCAGTTTTTGCCGGAATGCAATTTCCCGGCGGTGTAAATGTGCGCTTCAAATATTACTTAGATGATTTCTTAGATAACACTTATTCTAAAAATTCAAATAGTCAGGATGGTGGAGAATTTAATATCAGTGATCTTACTAGATATTCTGAATCACAAGTATTCTATGTGTCTGCTTGCTGGCAATTTATTAATGGAGAGAAGAAGAAAGAAGAAGAAAGCGCAAAACTTTACTAAAAAAAATTTTTTCAGCACATCATAAAAATATAATTGCAGGTCTCTACTTAGTCGAAATCAAAACCGTTCAGGAATAAATCCCGAACACTTTGATTTGGATATTCTCCGGGACCTGCAATATATAACACACCTATTTTATTTCCGTCGGTCCAACTTTGCACTGAGTATTTATAGCCTTGCTTGTCTTGCCAAGAATCTATTACGCCAACCACATTTGGCTTGCTATCCAATGTCTGACCTTTAACATATCCGGTAGAAGAATGTATTTCAAATAAAGTCTTTATAAAATCGAGGTATCTGGTAATAAGTAATTCTTTTTCCTGAACATTATCACCAATAGGTTCCGCAAGCTTTACTGCAATCACACCAAAATAATAATTGTCATCACCGGAATATTCTGTGGTATATATCTGTGAGCTGTCTTCTGAATACGCCAAATCAAATGGAGGAGTATAAGGAGGTAAATACACCGAACATCCACATCCTTTCACAAATACCTTTTCTAATTTTAATTCAGTAGAGTTTTGGGAAAATATATTCGTGGTAAATACTAAGATTGCAGAAATAAAAATAAATTGACGCATCGGATTTTCAAATTAAAATTTATATTTCAGCTGAATGAATGATTATAATTTTTCTTTAATACATCGGATAGATAATCCACCATCTTTAGCTGAATTATGAGAGACTACAATGTTGGAATTAAAATAAGTATAAAAGAAATATGCAGTATAACGATCCTTACTTGTAGCAGACCACCAACCACCACCAATTCCGATTGCATTAAACGAACCATCATCATATCTATATCCACCGGGCTTGGCATTAAAGCCACTTGAATTACTGCCATTGCCATCGTAAAGCCATCCGGTTTCACTTTTCATTTTTTCACCAGCATCAGAATTGCCAACATTCTTTATCAAAGTTTTAAAGTCTTGCTCCGATGGAATTTTCCAACCTTCCGGAGCTAAGCCTCGAGGATCGTTTACTGCAAACCAATTATATAATTTGCCCACTGTTGTATCCTTACCATTATCATTCATGTAATAACACCAAGCCGATGATT is a genomic window of Bacteroidota bacterium containing:
- a CDS encoding T9SS type A sorting domain-containing protein is translated as MKSFIQYILISFLFISTQLFASPGDTIKVQTFTFGSTQDAWFNLPSADVDVEKILMKYTLKCNPAQSPACGEWDYLTYTYLFDHTGVLDSTLLTHSNFEVNGTSPDTLDYSATPTYIYQPKWLYSIVYDAVTSLEAFQIGDGVLNTSFPMGSSEPRSKTQFIWSATEMMDAGMIAGDLTGLRFYIETPGSELHDFRIAIANTLDTEVDSVFADLDFTEVFHNNITPIASGWISIPFLHSFNWDGTSNICVQITFDNNSTGINTVLRASDIALERSIYSTGADKYLDVAQPFYSDVNGFPLNMLSDAVTVSWWSYGDPEFQPQNGTTFEVYNNLGNRVLNVHGPWSDGNFYWDAGASGSSYDRIYKNAPASDYEGTWTHWAFTKDAVAGVMKIYKNGVEWHSGTGKSYTMENAEKMRIGKGLWGGSESYYGMLNEFAVWDVSMDVATIQQYMNKNIDASHPFYDDLKLYYSFDNADGIDVNDDSEGDAQLINFGTQVRLLPAQSLYRNTNTSTLRPDVIWEQGIFTSHIDSVLVMDTIANDAMTIVLFDPASPTMGIDTFQVWPGDFYNYNYASDGTLLDSLYVANTDVMYKELYEYYSPPFEVIDRYELARYITPYGIGLDLGDGFTWTFDVSDYRTLLQDTVHLVAGNWQELLSLELWFIEGTPPREPLSVTNLWTGYKPYDSDESFDASTPPVEITIPANAINSRIKVRVTGHGFGGNLNCAEFCAMDHYFKVDGETTWTKNVWRDNCDVNPVYPQGGTWVYDRANWCPGAEVETYDFELTDFVEPGGTYSFDYAAQDYLWNGGGSFPYYQTEVQLITYAAPSFVVDAAVMDIVAPGKDPMWSRKNPICNNPIIRIQNTGSQPLTSLTIEYGMNDPSGSIPVTTYSWTGNLNIMEWEEIQLPDYAWSTSGEFKVEISEPNGVADPYVYNNTMITQVDIPAMVPNSIILEFKTNTKPNENDLFLYNSAGEEIFSRTTFTANTIYKDTIILEDDCYELYLWDSDGDGISWWANSDGIGYFRMRDGNTNAIIKNYQADFGGLIYQQFTVGNYVDINALTALNESVKVFPNPATDMVNFQLQLTNAEPVVMHIYNFDGKLVYSETKNMQNAQTIAMDVSSFSAGLYVAVFISGNTMLKTPFIVEH
- a CDS encoding S9 family peptidase: MNIKFSILIICTFSLIQSIFSQQEDSFLWLEEIDGDKAMEFVTSQNKITFDLLTSQPEYQGIYDASLAIYNSEDRIVYPSVYGDYVYNFWQDAEHVRGIWRRATKGNYLNGVANWEILLDLDSMSAADNVMWVFKSAEGLFPNYERFLVNLSKGGGDATETREYSIATKSFIKEGFFMPESKGSASYLDENTLIVSSDFGENSMTTSGYPNEVKIWKRGTALNKAELIFTGKKEDVGTWGYVMRDNGKQYGIISNAPDFFTSNIYFLVNNKPVKLDIPIDCQFNGLLNNQIIISLKSDWKIDNTTYKQGALISLDLEQLLQGKKDAELIYMPDAFSSVNSVTSTKSRLVVNITSNVISELYSYNKTPQGWKAIKVPAPELGSISVIASDELSDIYYFTFNNFLTPTTLFVADANTNTLDDFQTLPAYFDASNYKVEQLHAKSMDGTMIPYFIVSPKNIKLDGSNPTLLTAYGGFEVSKLPYYSATIGKAWLENGGVYVLANIRGGGEFGPQWHLDGMKEKRQNVYDDFFAVSNDLITRGITSPQHLGIQGGSNGGLLMGVALTQHPELYNAIVCAVPLLDMKRYNKLLAGASWMGEYGNPDIPEEWDYIKKYSPYHNLKQGTKYPEVLFLTSTRDDRVHPGHARKMAAKMEEMGSKIYYYENIEGGHGGASTNEQQAKMSALTFTYLLMKLK
- a CDS encoding GNAT family N-acetyltransferase, with protein sequence MSKTNLDRMMQMVSDFFDVQNDPQQLQVDETIISTLIALHPASVSELDYGDGPVAWILLIPTTIDVMHSFLNNTCNEQDLLNNTSIDSNFNALYLCSAIVLPEYQQQGIARQLTLKAIEEIQKTYAIEYLFYWPFSAGGIKLAESIAKSKKLKLYKRQK
- a CDS encoding lysophospholipid acyltransferase family protein — encoded protein: MPFPVLYLLSDCAFLVLYYLVRYRRNVVAENLKNAFPELNEIALKRIEKKFYKHFSDLTLETFKVLTISKKAIEKRFRLKNKELLERIYSENKSVILYTAHDGNWEWLAFLPLLISHSTTTLYKPLSNKYYNALIKKIRSRFGVLCIESDRGYKTLLRMQQEKILSVNYIVGDQRPGPGAQQYITTFLNQETAFLIGAERIAKKTNQPLVFPSYKKLRRGYYEITFVMIEEFPQQNQEMEIIEKFTRILEHKIQDNPEMWLWSHKRWKK
- a CDS encoding fibrobacter succinogenes major paralogous domain-containing protein, yielding MKLSVIKILLVSITLTNFNSTYVQSQVIAQDGTTYLTVKINNQRWFAENLNVSTFRNGDPIPEAQTDSEWSKAAATESSAWCYYMNDNGKDTTVGKLYNWFAVNDPRGLAPEGWKIPSEQDFKTLIKNVGNSDAGEKMKSETGWLYDGNGSNSSGFNAKPGGYRYDDGSFNAIGIGGGWWSATSKDRYTAYFFYTYFNSNIVVSHNSAKDGGLSIRCIKEKL